In Neorhizobium sp. NCHU2750, a single genomic region encodes these proteins:
- a CDS encoding MerR family DNA-binding transcriptional regulator gives MDKYYSITELTREFGVSTRTLRFYEDEGLIHPERRGRTRLFRAADRRLILEILRGRRIGFTIAEIREIIQVYKEPPGETGQLKLLMKRIDEKRDDLRQKRKDIDETLAELDNVEEACLTRLAELGVGT, from the coding sequence GTGGACAAATATTACAGTATTACCGAGCTGACGCGCGAATTCGGCGTGTCGACCCGCACACTCCGTTTTTACGAGGACGAAGGCCTGATCCATCCGGAGCGGCGCGGGCGCACGCGCCTGTTTCGGGCAGCCGACCGTCGCCTCATCCTGGAAATTCTCAGAGGCCGCCGGATCGGTTTCACGATCGCGGAAATCCGCGAGATCATTCAGGTCTACAAGGAACCGCCCGGCGAGACGGGCCAGCTCAAGCTCCTGATGAAGCGCATCGACGAGAAGCGCGACGATCTGCGCCAGAAGCGCAAGGATATCGACGAGACGCTTGCGGAACTCGACAACGTCGAGGAAGCCTGCCTGACGCGGCTCGCCGAACTCGGCGTCGGTACGTGA